The following DNA comes from Desulfuromonas sp..
ATTTTCAATTCAGCGATTTCCTTGACCTGTGCCTTGGTGACTTTGCCGACCTTGTTCTTGTTCGGCTCACCCGATCCCTTCGGAATCTTGGCTGCTTTCTTCAGAAGAATTGCAGCAGGCGGGGTCTTGGTAATGAAAGAAAATGAGCGATCGGCGTAAACAGTGATAATGACCGGAATGATCATATCGCCTTCGCTCTGCGTTTTGGCATTAAAAGCCTTGCAGAAATCCATAATATTGACACCTTGCTGACCGAGTGCCGGACCAACCGGAGGTGACGGATTCGCCTTGCCGGCGGGAATCTGCAACTTTATCTGCCCTATTACCTTCTTGGCCATCTCAAACTCCTTGACTTACTCTATTTCGGAAAATGGTCACCGGACGATTCCGGGTCCATTCATCTGCTAACTCGCCTTTTCAACCTGGATAAATTCAAGCTCAACCGGGGTGACCCGACCGAAGATCGAGACCATAACCTTGAGCTTTCCTTTATCGGGGTTCACGTCTTCAACGATTCCGGTAAAGTTGTGGAACGGTCCATCAATAACCCGGACAGATTCACCGACTTCAAACTCGACTTTCGGCTTCGGCCGGTCCTCACCTTCCGCCATCCGGTCGGTGATCAGGGCCACTTCTTCATCCGGGATCGGTGGCGGACTCTGCCCACCCCCGACAAAACCGGTCACCTTTGGCGTATCCTTGACGATATGCCAGGTCTCGTTGCTCAGCTCCATCTCGACCAGGATATAACCCGGGAAGAATTTACGGGTTGACGTTTTGCGTTCACCCTTCTTCAGCTCAACAACCGTCTCGGCCGGAATCAGGATTTCGCCGAACATATCCTCGGCGTCGAGGGCACGTATACGTTCTTCAAGATTCAGCTTGACCTTGTTCTCGTAACCGGAATAGGTATGTACGCCATACCACAGTTTAGCCATGCCTGATACTCCCCGTTTCCTCAGCTCAAAAGATACTTGACCAGGCCCGAAAGCGC
Coding sequences within:
- the rplK gene encoding 50S ribosomal protein L11; this translates as MAKKVIGQIKLQIPAGKANPSPPVGPALGQQGVNIMDFCKAFNAKTQSEGDMIIPVIITVYADRSFSFITKTPPAAILLKKAAKIPKGSGEPNKNKVGKVTKAQVKEIAELKMPDLNAFDVDAAMRIIEGTARSMGLEVE
- a CDS encoding transcription termination/antitermination protein NusG — its product is MAKLWYGVHTYSGYENKVKLNLEERIRALDAEDMFGEILIPAETVVELKKGERKTSTRKFFPGYILVEMELSNETWHIVKDTPKVTGFVGGGQSPPPIPDEEVALITDRMAEGEDRPKPKVEFEVGESVRVIDGPFHNFTGIVEDVNPDKGKLKVMVSIFGRVTPVELEFIQVEKAS